Proteins encoded in a region of the Ornithodoros turicata isolate Travis chromosome 3, ASM3712646v1, whole genome shotgun sequence genome:
- the LOC135387953 gene encoding 2-oxoisovalerate dehydrogenase subunit beta, mitochondrial-like, with protein sequence MAAVSRLAKALATKNYSFRSHLRPTLNNDQSKRFAAHFTFVPDTVPSSEGETTRMNMYQAITDALDIAMAADPTAVIFGEDVVFGGVFRCTVGLQDKYGKHRVFNTPLCEQGIAGFGIGLAAAGATAIAEMQFADYIYPAFDQIVNEAAKYRYRSGNLFNCGGLTIRAPSGAVGHGALYHSQSPEAFFAHCPGVKVVIPRGPIQAKGLLLSCIRDPDPCIYFEPKILYRLAVEQVPVRDYTLPLGKAQVLQEGDDLTLVGWGTQVHVLHEVAQLAQDRLNVSCEIIDLVTILPWDKETIANSVKKTGRLLIAHEAPLTSGFGAEIAASIQNECFLSLEAPIQRVTGFDTPFPHIFEPFYIPDKWRCFDAVKKVVNY encoded by the exons ATGGCAGCCGTGAGTCGACTTGCGAAAGCGCTGGCCACTAAAAATTACAGTTTTAGATCCCATTTGCGACCTACGCTCAATAATGATCAGTCTAAAAGGTTCGCAGCACACTTCACATTCGTTCCCGACACAGTTCCATCTTCAGAAG GTGAAACAACCCGGATGAACATGTACCAAGCGATCACCGATGCACTTGACATTGCTATGGCTGCTGACCCCACAGCAG TTATATTTGGTGAAGATGTCGTTTTCGGTGGCGTGTTCAGATGTACAGTCGGTCTGCAGGATAAGTATG GCAAGCACAGAGTATTCAACACCCCCCTTTGCGAGCAGGGAATCGCAGGTTTCGGTATCGGCTTGGCCGCGGCTGGCGCCACAGCGATCGCGGAGATGCAGTTTGCCGACTACATCTATCCGGCCTTTGACCAA ATCGTAAACGAAGCTGCCAAGTATCGGTACCGGTCGGGCAACCTCTTCAACTGCGGGGGCCTCACGATCCGTGCGCCGTCTGGAGCAGTGGGCCACGGAGCCCTCTACCACTCCCAGAGTCCCGAGGCATTTTTCGCTCATTGCCCGGGGGTCAAGGTGGTAATCCCCAGGGGCCCCATCCAGGCAAAAGGTCTCCTATTATCCTGCATCCGAGACCCCGATCCCTGCATCTACTTCGAGCCGAAGATTCTGTACCGGCTCGCGGTCGAACAGGTTCCGGTTCGCGACTACACGCTTCCGCTCGGGAAGGCTCAGGTCCTCCAGGAAGGGGATGACCTCACCCTCGTGGGTTGGGGCACGCAAGTTCACGTCCTTCACGAGGTCGCTCAGCTTGCCCAGGATCGGCTGAACGTCTCCTGCGAGATCATCGATCTCGTTACGATCTTGCCTTGGGATAAAGAGACCAtcgcaaac TCGGTGAAGAAGACAGGCCGTCTGCTGATTGCCCACGAAGCCCCGCTTACTAGTGGGTTTGGAGCAGAAATTGCGGCCAGCATACAG AACGAATGTTTCCTCAGCCTGGAAGCACCAATCCAGAGGGTGACCGGGTTCGACACCCCGTTCCCGCACATATTCGAGCCCTTCTACATCCCAGACAAGTGGAGGTGCTTCGATGCCGTCAAGAAAGTAGTGAACTACTAA